In the Rhododendron vialii isolate Sample 1 chromosome 2a, ASM3025357v1 genome, AGATTGGGAAACGGTAAGAACCGAGATTGGTAATACTTTTGAGCACAACCACAAAACCCACATACGAAATGGAACAAAAACACTGCcggaaaaaaattccaacacaAAATAGAACAGAAAATTCAACCAAATTTACCAAAGCACCGAAATGACCAGTACAAAATCGAGCAGCACACAGATCGAACATAACCAGTACAAAATCGAGCCCTAAACACTCCAAAATCGAACAAGGAAGAAATATACATCTGTAAATCGAACTCAAATCGACCAATACCCAAGTCGCCACAAACCTCTTCTTCTCTTTCGAACAAAAACACTACCGAGAAGAGTAGCGATAGAAATGGTACCTGGGAGTCAAAACCACACACCAAATCGAACCAAAACACTGCCGAAATCAGTAATCAACACAACTCGAACACAAAAATCAACACAAACAGGAATAAGTCGAACAACAATAACATACCTGATGAATCGAACTCCAAATTGACCAAAGCACCCAAATCGCCACACTTCTTGTCTTTCGAACAAGACCGAGAAGACTGCGACAGAAAATGGAGCCTGGGTAGTGGAAAAGGGGAATTACAAGGGGTAGGATCATCCGAGATTAGGGGGATTCCACATAGCCACCTCAAACCCTAGCAATCTGTAATCCCCCCTCAGCCTGTATTAAGAGGGGTTATGGAGCTGGGGGTTTTGAGGAATCCCCCCGGTTTTGAGCTTGCCAAACAATGTATTAGACGAGGGCCCACGTATTGGAAAGGGGTATAAAACAATACACCTCTCTTTTgtggcatccaaacaggccgttATGTTGTTGTAATTTTAAGCAcaaaatgacaatttttaaaGAGCATTTAtaagaaagttgtaggcaaaaaacattaaaaacatttttattaACGGGTGTTTCCAAGCcaatagtttttaaattttttatcatAGATTCTAGATTAGTATTAATATTTTGAATCGCAATGATCGATAATCTGTAAAATTGTTTGAATCAAATGTGCTAACAAtaaattagggttagggtacaAGTTTACAACATTGATTCGTCaattaatttcataattttgttgttccAAGAGACTGGAATAATTCAGAAACTCACATATACTAGTGATTTTCATGTGATTCGACAATTGTATGTCTGCAAACAAGTGATCATTAATGAATTTTAATACGTGCgtaaaaaagaaattcaaatccCCAATACAATAAAACTCATCAAATTAAGTTCTCTCCCGCCTAAAACACATAATGCATGTATGTTAGCGTGAATGAGAGCAAAAACAAGAGTGCGAGCTTAAAAGCACCttgcaaaatcaaacaaactacTAAGTTTAGTTCAAAATTAATAAACGcaaggagaaagaagagaaatctAACTATAAAGTGATGTCGGAGATCAAACAAGACAAGTGGAATGGGAAAGGATAGAAGGTGATATGGAATTTTTTGATGCTTATATGCCAAGTGAAATACACGTGTTTTGTGTATAATACTAATTTAGATAGATATATAAGTAATCAGCATTTCCTTGaatacttcttcttctttttgaggTTAAAGGGAATCCAATACTCTCTCGGGATGGCATGCTCGATCTCCAGTTATTGTCGCGGACAATCCACTTTTTTTCTTCACAATATATACGCTGGAGAAATCAAAGATTTGAGACAAACATTTAGGGATTAAATTAGTTTGGtggacttttcaaaaaaaaaaaaaaaaaaagtttggtggAGGAAAGAGAACATTTAGAGACCGTCATTCACTTGTTTGTGGGATCGAACAACTGTcccggatatatatatatatatatatatatatatatatatatatataatatccGGATCAGGTAAGGGATCCCAGACAGAGCGTTTTGTGCGAATTTCTCGTCTCAGCCGTTAGATTTTGTTTTCAATAGTTTGGATCTGCTGATGGTTTATGACTGAATCATCAGCAGATCTAGACCATTGAAAACGCAATTCAACAGTTGTAATCAAACGAAATGCAAAATCCAGGATCCCTTACCTGATccggagtgtgtgtgtgtgtgtgtatatgtatattagTTTTAATGCCCGTGCTTCGCACGATTTGGCGTGCTCATTGAATGAATTGGTATCGGAAAGTGTTTTTGATTTTCGTAGTGATGATAGTAAAAAAATAGCAAGAGGTTATTAAGcacaaattcaatttttttttttgcataccTTATGTGTTCTAAAACTATGGTACCCTGATGTAGCTGCAGTGACTGTTACAAGTGTATTCTATTTCAGTGGCAATGCTGGTGGACGAAGGACAAATTATGTGGCCAATGGAGGACGATCGCAATATTAGAGCGCAACACGGAAAATGTCCTAGAAAATACGAACACTCCGTTTGGTTGATATTGGAGTGTCCAATGCATCATTCAACACACACTTGACAAGCACCTTTGGCATGTACTATAAAAACTATCCCAAAGGAAAAAACAAGTTACAACGAACTTTTCTTGTTTGTCTCGTCGAATGAGAGAGACATTCGTCTTTTCAGCAGAAATCTAGCCCACAATTCTACGTGTTCCCTCAACAATCTAATTGAAGCTCCTACATTTCGGGAGCTGAACATCTAGCATATGCTACTTAGGCAATAGGAATGTAAGTACAActtaaaaaccaaactcaaCCACAATCATATCCAATAGGAGTACCGTATCCATTTCTACCCAAAACCTCCTACCACCTAAGTGTAAGGAGCAagtaaaacaagaaaacacTTTGGAATTCCAAGAACAACCATCAGAGAGAGGACCCTTTTCGCTCCTCCTTCAATATCCTTTGCATTTTTTGCAAAGTTTGATGAAGGCTTGAAACTCATTTCTTTGCCCGTCTGAGAACCAGAAGCCACATCGATTCCCCCTCCTTTGCGTTTCTATCGGGCTTGCTCAGCCATTAGCTCTGCCATTTTGACAACATATCATCCCCTCCAACAGTAGTTCGAGCAGcaacatttgcagctgtggCCCGCATCTTGTCATCCTCGTCTTTGTTTGCCTGCATATGTGGTTAAagttgaaaaaaggaaaaaactatTTCCCCCACTTTTAGTGGTGAATATTTTTCTATCAATCATGCTCTATGTTACATGGAGTGTGGATCGGGTATTTAATGCGAATCTATGTCTTTAAGTGCtcgttttttcaattttcattcaaaGGACACGGGGACCCACTGttaaaaaattcatattctTAAAATATTCCTTTAATTTCTAAGATAAATAGTGTATACAAGGCACATTTAGGTGTATAAGTTTTTTGCAAAGTCCATGGCAAATTAGAATTACAAAATATGCTTGCTTGGTGTCCAAGACGGGTGCTTTAAATCTATCTACTTTTAGAAGAGTTAAGAGTCCGTGTACCACACAAATCATGCTCGATACCTTGAGTATTTTTACACAACCAtcatctctcttttttatcaccaTCAACTTCGGCATCACCATCTAGCTGCAATcatttacaaaaatataaataacaCATAAAACACATATATCTAAGCAGGCAAATGCATATAATAAATTGAATTTGTAAGAGCAACTCACTTCATTGAGCTTTTGGAGTTTTTCTGCTTCCAACTGCTTTTTCTCTCCTTCCCTGGCTTTCTGGTTAATCACCAAGATTTGCTTCCGAACATCTAAAGTTATAAGCTTCTCAATATTACCCTCTACAAGAGTTCATGTCAATATCaactttcatttctttctttttttatcgtaAAGAAGAATTTTACTAATCTTAGAAACAGAGTTacaaagattacaatgaatCTTAGAAACAAGctacaaagattaaaatgaaACGGGAATTCGGCATCACAACCAGTAACCTACATCCCAATTATGTTGGCACCTAGGCTAAAGACAATCATTTGCCACCCGCTACCAGGGAAGGGGAAGAGTTGGCGAGAAGCCAACCGAAAAAGGCAGAATCCTATCAAGTTAAAGGTACATCAGCAATCACAAAGAATAGATGGGATACATTTTGCCAATCATCCAATATGATTGCCGTAAGGAAATCTCTACTTTAAAGGGGCATACATTTTTCCAGATCAACTTGCATAATTGGCCAATATGATTCCGAGGATTAAAGTCCTGCTCCCATTTTTCATAGAAGAACTATACAGAGAACAGATTGGACTTGCTCTCCCATTTCCACATTAGTGAATCCCCAACTATAGGTAATAGGCTGTATAATTAATTGAATTCAGTTTTACCAACATACCATTTAACTGTCTGCTTCCCAATCAAATAACCACCTTCTATGACTACGCATTTTcacaaagaggaaagaaaaaaatgagtagGCAAAAAAAGATCGACCTGCTTTGGCAGTCTGTTCAGATTACTTATCAGCCCACGCATTCTTTCCTCTACACACTGGACTTTCAGTTACATAAGGAAGGTACAACATTAACAATGAAAAAAGCAGACTGGTCAAGAATCTCACCAGGGACAAGCATCACTCCACTTCATTGCTTCAACTTTTCACACCGCATTTTGACACTGCCACAATACACATTCCAAATTGTTAAGCAACGTGCTTCAAAAAATTGGTTCTCTCTAGaatataattaatttggatttttccaaattaatgTTCCTTGACAGAAAATCTAGCACAATTAGGAACCACAACAAAcatatttttccttcacttGCTCCCATTTTGAGTTGGGTGTAATGCAATGTTTAGAGGGATTTACTTCATGATGAAACGATCACCAACTACAATAGAAAATTTGAAGGAAAGGTATCATTTCTAAGTTGGCAATAGCATGACTACAAAATCTTTCAGTAACAGGAAGGTACTTACAATCAGAACTATAAATAAGAAAATTGCACTCTATGTACGAATTAAAATCTGCACGCCCTGGAAAGTTGGTATGCAAAACGAATAATTCAACTAATTATTACTCAAAGTCAATGAAGTTACTAATTTTAGTTATAGAGATTGAAAAGCTATTAACTATTTTGTAATCCTAGcggcttttcttttcctttcttatgGGTGTAATATTTCTCTTCCATCTCCTtggtacttttcttttgttttctcataGTTTAAAATAGCACTACAGCTTGTGCAAACAGGGATTTGCATCATAAACTTTTGGAATTTTCCGAATTCTCCATACAAAATCCAAAATGTTCAAACTCTTCAATGGATGAAGATAGCCTATTTGTTTATGTTCATTGTTCTTAGTTCATTCATAAATCTTGTACCAATTTGAGATTCATTGCTGCACTATTGCTTTACTTTCAGCTTCTACTTCGATGTTTCTTGAATTATTGCTCTTAATTTCACAATCAACCTATGAGGTTCCAATTTGTTTTAATGCCAAAGAATTCATACTCCCAAAGATGTCTAAGGAACAAAAGTAACCATGAGAAGTAATACATAGCAAGATATAACATATGGAAGTCAAAAAAAGATGTGCAATTCGAATcatctctaaaaaaaatagtaagacATATGGCACCAAGGCTGAAGGAAagaatttcaaatcaaattacagaaaatgaaaaaagcaAAAGATTCCATGCAACGAAAGAGAGAAGCATATATGACTTGTGGTGAAGCACCAAATGGGATATGCTGCCCGCCAATAGTAAACCAAAACTCTTCCCCAAGCTGGACGACGAGAAAATTGAACAGGATCAGTCAACCAAATCCACTTTGGGGGTCGTGCGAAAGTCTTCAAAAGAGGCAAAATTTTACAGTTGTGTCAAAGAGCTATAGAAAAGGCATAGTAACATCATAGACGGCTAATGGGAAGCATgtccaaatttgagtaaatattGGTAAAAAAGAAAGTTTGCCTCTAAAACTGTATCATAAAGAATCAGTTCACAAAAACCCACTACCTTCAATCTACTAAACATGTATTTTAACAAGCAatttatatgcatatatacatatactgaTATACAAAATCAAAGACCCACATGACTCACCATATTCGCGCATGgagggttttttgttttggtgttaACTTGGTTCTCATATCAGTTCACACTCCATCCGCAGATTCTACACTCGAAGAAACCAAGGAGAtcggagaaagaaaataaagatgcATGTCCAAAGAAATTAATCCTCAGAAAGAGAGAGCAACCTTTAGAATCTCAACATCTAGGCGAAATCAAAAGTCGATCTTGTAACTATTGGACTGAGAATTTAAGAAAGGGATTTAATGCATAAATCACAAAACTTACCAGTGTTATGCGTATTCTCTTTCGAAGTGGAAAGGTTTTCGAgtgtgttcattttttttggctacATCTTCAATAATACTTGCCatggaagagaggagagagttcTGATATTTATTGAGAAGAGAATGAAGAGGAAACTCATGATATTGGGTAAATTAACTAATCAAGGCGATCGAACTGAGCATACCTCTCTCTGTTAATCGCGATCGATCGGCGGAGGCAGTACACTATCTCAGTGAAATCCGAGACACAGAGTACAATTTCATGGCGTAAAATCCGGAGAACCAAGCGCCGATCTCCGTAAAATCCAAAATCAGTACAATTTCGTGGCGTAAAATGGGGAGAACCAAGCAATCGTTTCTTTTGTTCTCGATTGAGCGCCGAACAAAGGACAGTTCTTGCGTAAATGAAGGAAAAGCTAAAATACCTAAATTACCCATGCCTCAACACATGCAAGAACAAATTCATAGACAAATCTAACGAGGGCAAATTCGTATTTTCACACAATGCCATGGCTTACCCACCTgggttcttttattacaagtgtattgatatatatatatatatatatatatatatatatatatatatatatatatatatatatatatcagtcattctctcctaaggaccacatcattttagttaaaatgcggacctcccaatTTCTccctttttcgatcgaatttcaatgatccgagccgctcaatgtgatcagaatgtgattttaagagttttcgccagaaatcggaaaaaaaaaaagacaagtaagggttgatttgagcagttttttactaaaccgttcaataaaaacctattcggatgaagcccttcttagtcattttttttgctgatttttatatatatccttaaaatcatgttctgatcacattgagtggctcggatcattgaaattcaatcgggaaaaaggagaaattgggaggtccgcattttaactaaaatgatgTGGTCCTTAGGAGAGAATGacttatatatacacacacactcactcttACTAGTAAGCCGTTAAGAGTATATATGTTTGTGGGATCCAAGTCCAACAACTGTCCCGGATAATTATTGGAGAGGATCCATTCCCGTATCTCCCATGTCCATGTCTGGAATTGATCATCTGAGTTGCAGGAAGAGTTTTGGTCAAAGCATGGGTCTCCATGTTCGAACTATCATCATAACTACTTTCAGTAGCAGCACAATATTTTTTGAGCCTTCAACGAGGTTGGTTTTATTAATTAAGTCGCATTGGGCCTCTggcaagaaaaaagaagacaaaaaagatCAGCCTAATTCGAAAAGTTTTTGGCCGCGCCCGTTTACATTTTCTACTCTGTAACACGTAAATATAGTATCCCATTATTGCAACGCTTTGAATGTAATTGATCTCCTATCACTCCACATTATACTAATGTATTGAAGCATTGTATGGTctgattttatttcatttttatcttGGTCAAATTTTTGTTCAATAAGTTAATTTTTGACAAAACATCCCTCTCTTTTCCAAAGCCCATCAATTATGAAAAGCTAGCCCATGCCATGCTACCCATGCTTTTAGGTCTCgatttcattctctttttcaacCTTTTTCTTCCACAAATTCAAGATCCATATATATGTATGACTACATAACCCAATGAGTTTGGATGCATCTTTAAATGAATTTTCTAGTCATAAGATGCTCATTATCCTTAATAGTCACCACACCATTGTGTAAATTGGCACTTTTAAGGCTCTTTTCACTACGAGGGGCATCAAGGAATATGAATATCATGGCATTCATGGGGGATAGTGGAAAACTGCCCTTTATTCCTTTCTTCCTAGCTCTACTCATCTCACACTTTTCATACCCACAAAAAGTGGCTTTCTTGTTCATTGTTGACCAATCGCATCTTGCCACCTCAACATTGTTATCCTTGTTAGCAATATTTGTTGTAAATCTAGCCTCTTGAAAATTGAATATAGTTCAATCTCAAAACAAGTATTTACCGTCATCATAGATGATATAATATATGCACGTCTCCAATGAATATAAATTAAATCAagtcaaattaattttttttttacagtgtTGCAGATAAGTGAAaatcatacatatatattttattcaTTCGTGAAATATAGAAAACGGGTCAGCTAACTTTCCGAACTCACTATTCAATACTCTTGGAACACCTACACATGCATGGCATTCCATCCCCTTCTTGTTCCACCCCAACATAATGACACATGACTCATATACTTAGTCTTGATCCTCACATTAAGTGTGATGGCGAAAAATCTCAATTATCATGTGATGGCGTCCGAGTAATTCCGTgatattttattttccaatcATAGGAAATGCAATAAAACTCCGTGATTTGTGTAAATTAATTATTGCATATATATTTGTACTATTCCTATTCTTTCTTAACTCCATGTCCCAGCATATGCCCAAATGAACTAaagtaattttctttcttttcaagtcTCAGCATATGCTTTGATACTTTTCATAGCGATCACTAAAAGTGCATTGCCCTCTCAGTTTTGGTGTCTCCCCCCACCACCCCCCTTTTTTTATGGGCGACTTAAAGAACCATCCTTGAAAAAGGCAAAATGTAGGTATTCATCCGGTCATCCCTTGCACTTTGAAAGGTTATGTTTCCATCCCCACCAACTATTTTATCccctttttgcccttttttatATCGTTCCCACCAATTTAGGAGATCCTTGATTATCCTATTAATAGGATAATCAAGGATAATTAATAGGATAATCAAGGATCTCCTAAATTATCCTTCCTTAATTAATAGGATAATCAAGGATCTCCTAAATTGATGggtgaattcaaaaaaaaaaaaatagaaaacacaTGGAATcatgaaaagttaaaaacatgGAAATCAAAATAAGGAAATATTCATGAAATATTACAGAACATGAAATATTCATGAAATATTACGAAAAATTCATGGACTATTACGGAATATCATGGTTAATATTCATGAAAAATTTCCCACATCTACCTTCTATTATCATGAAATATTACGGAACATATATGGTGAATACTCATGGAATATTACAAAATATCACGGCTAATATTCATAAAATATTACGGAATATCATGGTTAATATTCATGAAAAATTTACCACATCTACCTTCTATTATCATGAAATATTACGGAACATATATGGTGGAACCGGTCATGTTTttcttgattattttttcctaCATTATCATGAAAGCCATTGCCTCCCATCCacaaactaaaaaagaaaaacaacaaagaagaagaagaaataagaaaaacacaCATAATCGTGGAAGATTAACCATGAAACAAAAGAGTCTCGTGATTTTTCAACCTATTTCCTTCGTCAACAACCATGTAGTTCCAGATCTTCACGATTTCATGGATGTGGCGGTAACATGGTCGACGGCGACCTGCTAAGGGCGGCAACGGCAACCGGCTAGGTGCAGCGACGGCTAAGGGCTGACGACAACAAGACCAACGGAGGTGGTCCGATCAATGGGTGGCGGTGGTGATCGATGTACGGCGGTGGGATTTTTCTGGCATAAGGTGGTGGCTATGGTGGACTACGGTTAGGTGTGATTTGTTCTCATCCTAAATAATCCTGAGATCCTGAGAGAtatagagaggagagagagtttgtTAATATGATCTCAGTAATTAGGTATGTTCATTTCCTAAATAATAGTAACGAATCCCCCTTAATCAGGCTCCCAATGAAAAGATACTAAAGGGTAGTAATGGTATTTCATACAGTGGAAGGATGAGAACATAACAGTTCAAATTGTCCGGGATGATTACTTACATGAGGTTAGGaaagaggatggatatttaaaaactcctttTTTTATTGACCGCAAGAATCAAAGAATCAACTCTTTGggaaagtaataaaaaaaactgtccggtaaaaaaaatttaataaaataatgcaCGCTTAAATTGTCAGGatagcttgcgcgcacctcagaCTTACCTCTACAGCCCCTCCCACATGTTTCATTTGCTTACGCAAGAGATCCTATCTTAAAAGAGAGCATACCTATAAGTCCCAAGCGAAGACTACTTGACCAACGTCTTTGGAGTTAATGTATTAGATTTGCTTTAGATGGCACAACAAAACACAACTCGTGCCCGCTCTATGTTGCTTTACAAGCCTTGTTACATTTGttgaagaaattattattcttttATGCATTTTGCTAAATCCAAGTACTtcgttttaatttgtttttggtttattAGAGTTTGGAAAAGGCTTTTTCACTACACGTTGCACTCACAATTTTATTGCACTAATTAGACTATTCGACCAACGCTTGGCTCCTTCGATTGGGTTTGAGAGGGAGAGGTTTCATAGGCAACCATCTCAACAATAGCCTAAATTTTCAACTAAGCATACATTTTATCATCTAAACAAAAAATCGGCCATTAATGACTATTACTCTTATTGAAATTAAGTTATTCCTTTTTTAGCTTAACTAAATTCAACAAAGTTGCTATAATTCTTGGGGAAATgttgtatttgcatgggtggaCTTGGCCACTTGGGTTCTTGTAGCGCAGGGTGCACTACAGGGTTGTAGTGAACAATTCGAGCTGTTCATCTCAACAATTAAAAATGGCCCATCTTTTATCTTGGCTCTTGCAGATCTGAGTTATCCATTGCCGATATGAAATTTGGACCATTAATAGCTTAAATGGACGACTCAGATTGTGACTACACCTATGTAGTGCACCCCTATATATGTAATAATTCTTGTAGGGGTAAGACCTTCGTATGTAATAATTCTTCTTGTGATTGTTCATGTGACGCAAAATATGATGATACATTATTTCATTTGATGATGCAAGCTGTTCTGTTGTAAGTCTTCATGTACTATCATCCATATGAAAAATTTAGTTGATTTGACATCGCTATATTTACTGAATGGAACATATTTGTCACAAGTAAAATAAAcaacatatttttcaaaagtaaaataaatagtcaAACTCAACTAAGATTTTATTGATGTTCGGTTAATCAGATTTCTTGCATAGTCGATAAAAACATGGACATCAACAGAAGGATCAGATCCTCAAATGGTATTATGATGAGTCACATTTCATATCACATAAGGAATTACACAAGAGATCTTAAAGACGTTATTCATATTTGCCGCTCATTGAGATCCTACTCATTTGCATTGTTAAAATTTATTGGACACAGTTTCTATGTAGTCCCGCGCAATGTGCCACGCCCGGATCTCACTAATTTAAGTTATTCCCATTCAAGCGAGGTCGGTATAATTAGTTGAATAAGTTTGGTATAATTAGTTGAATAAGTTTGGGGCTCTCATCAGTCTTTGtaagaaacctcaggggagaataccataaaaaataaaaaaataaaagtataatTCCACTCAATCTTTTGCCGCGTACGCACATCGCTTTGCCGGGTGGAATACCGGACTGACTTTGCCCATATACCTTTACCACTCcaaattgctctctctctctctctctctctctccccgcatACATATACTGATATATTCATCCGCTCCCTCAACAGATCAGGCTTGCGTCTTTGAAAGGTATCAATAGCTTTCTACCCGATCAATCTTTCTTCCTCTTGAATTTTAGCAGCAATTTGATTGGACTTTTTTTCTCTCGGTGACTgccactttccttttattttcgtCTCCGTTTTCctcgcatttttttttttgattgtcGTCTCAAAAGGTCGTGATCAAGTCAATTCCGAGTCCAATTTGGGGTTTCTGTGCTCAAATTGAGACTGTTCAACTGTGTTTTTGTAGGTGTATTGTGGAagtttagggtttctttttttgatatctCAGGTGTCTGGGCTAGCTTTCAAACCTGAGAGAAGTTCAGGGTTTCTGAGTCAtagtagttgtttttttttatattgtggGAGTTGAGGCTGTTGAACTGGTTTTTGtagttggattttgaattttttaggtTCTGAGTCGATATGTGTTTGGAATTGTGGAACTGAGACTGTTGGACTGCTGCTTTTTATAGGTGGATTGTGAGATTCTAGGGTTTTCTGCGTCCGACTTCTTGTTTTAATTTGGAAACTGACACTGTTGAACTTTCGTGAACTGTGGTTTACGTAGGTGGATAGAAGGAAATTGTTAGAGTTTTGCTTTCGATGGGGAAAGGATCGAAGAGTGGCGTGTGCAAGACAGCGTCGCACCAGCACTTCAAGGACAGGGCAAAGAACCGTGTGGATGATCTCCAAGGCATGTTTGCAGATCTTCAATCGGCAAGGAAGGAGAGCCGTTCGATCGAGGTGGCCGTGCTCGAAGAGCAAGTGCATCAGATGCTTCGTGAGTGGAAAGCTGAACTCAATGAGCCCTCCCCGGCCTCTTCTTTGCA is a window encoding:
- the LOC131315977 gene encoding uncharacterized protein LOC131315977 isoform X1, coding for MLVPDVRKQILVINQKAREGEKKQLEAEKLQKLNEMVMPKLMVIKKRDDGCVKILKVSSMICVVHGLLTLLKVDRFKAPVLDTKQAYFVILICHGLCKKLIHLNVPCIHYLS
- the LOC131315977 gene encoding transcription initiation factor TFIID subunit 4b-like isoform X2 translates to MLVPDVRKQILVINQKAREGEKKQLEAEKLQKLNEMVMPKLMVIKKRDDGCVKILKANKDEDDKMRATAANVAARTTVGGDDMLSKWQS